The Henckelia pumila isolate YLH828 chromosome 2, ASM3356847v2, whole genome shotgun sequence genome includes a window with the following:
- the LOC140877338 gene encoding uncharacterized protein yields the protein MAYDRSWMDRRYVNGSLNDEYINGIEVFVAFAKSNPTCLPDGTIRCPCNHKKCQNLSYWDENTVKFHLCRYGFVPNYYNWYFHGENYIRPSFEGVNMDAPSSSRSSRRTSTDDMPPNFANLRNPNSYFESEYQYEGEQSYYDYPNVTNEATVNEDPDANVIEDPHINVTEEDPNMIARALYDMIKSTEKEIWEGNPHGHTLLSVLARLLKMKYEHSMSERNYNDMCQLMTELCPADNNFPKNFNATKRLVKDMGLPVEKIDCCNNNCMIYWGIDSELTTCRFCEHPRYKQRRSRGFRKNMKQIAYKRMYYFPLTPRLQRLYASEATASHMRWHHEHVYDGETMTHPSDSPAWRNFTDTHPTFASEIRNVRLALSADGFQPFGQSGQQYSSWPVILTPYNLPPWMCMKDEYMFLTVLAPGPKNPKDKLDVFLQPLVTELQSLWHDGAITYDVHSRTNFTLRAALMWTISDFPAYAMLSGWSTAGKQACPHCMSDSEAFTLTHSRKTSWFDNHRKFLPVNHPLRRSRNLFRRGQTVSHTARPMRSGHELLDELDSYGFLPSYEVDAEEHNKELYKMSASGWRKRSIFWELPYWSSNMVRHTLDVMHIEKNVFDNIFNTLMNVPGKTKDNAKSRADLVDMSIRP from the coding sequence ATGGCTTATGATCGAAGTTGGATGGATCGGCGATATGTTAATGGATCATTGAATGACGAATACATTAATGGGATCGAGGTATTTGTTGCTTTTGCGAAGAGTAATCCGACATGTTTACCTGACGGAACTATAAGATGTCCATGTAACCATAAGAAATGTCAGAATCTATCTTATTGGGATGAGAATACGGTCAAGTTCCACTTGTGCAGGTATGGCTTTGTTCCTAACTATTACAATTGGTACTTTCATGGGGAAAATTACATCCGTCCATCGTTTGAAGGAGTTAATATGGATGCACCATCCTCATCTCGAAGTAGTCGGCGTACGAGCACGGATGATATGCCACCCAATTTTGCAAATTTACGGAATCCAAACTCATATTTTGAGAGTGAATACCAATATGAAGGCGAACAATCTTATTATGATTACCCAAATGTAACTAATGAGGCGACAGTGAACGAGGATCCTGATGCCAATGTTATCGAAGATCCCCACATCAATGTCACCGAGGAGGATCCTAACATGATTGCTAGAGctttatatgatatgataaaatcGACGGAGAAGGAGATTTGGGAAGGAAATCCACATGGACATACCTTGTTGTCTGTTCTTGCAAGGTTGTTGAAGATGAAATATGAGCATAGCATGTCTGAAAGGAATTACAATGACATGTGCCAATTAATGACAGAGTTATGTCCTGCCGATAACAATTTTCCAAAGAACTTCAATGCAACCAAGAGATTAGTCAAGGATATGGGTTTGCCGGTCGAAAAAATTGATTGTTGCAACAACAATTGCATGATATATTGGGGCATAGACAGCGAGTTGACGACATGCAGATTTTGTGAGCATCCACGCTACAAACAACGTCGATCTCGTGGATTTAGGAAGAATATGAAGCAAATCGCATACAAGCGTATGTATTACTTCCCCCTTACGCCTCGTCTCCAAAGATTGTATGCCTCAGAAGCAACGGCGTCACACATGCGATGGCACCACGAGCATGTGTATGACGGAGAAACGATGACTCACCCTTCGGATTCACCTGCTTGGCGCAACTTCACAGACACACACCCTACCTTTGCCTCCGAGATAAGGAATGTGAGACTAGCACTTTCTGCTGATGGTTTCCAACCTTTTGGTCAGTCAGGTCAGCAATATTCGTCTTGGCCTGTGATTTTGACTCCATATAATTTGCCTCCTTGGATGTGCATGAAAGACGAGTATATGTTTCTGACTGTGCTTGCTCCTGGCCCAAAGAATCCAAAAGACAAACTCGATGTATTTCTACAACCACTAGTCACAGAACTTCAGTCACTCTGGCACGATGGTGCTATTACGTATGACGTTCATTCTCGTACAAACTTCACTTTGAGAGCAGCTCTGATGTGGACTATTAGTGATTTTCCAGCTTACGCAATGTTATCTGGTTGGAGCACCGCTGGTAAACAAGCATGTCCACATTGTATGTCAGACTCGGAGGCGTTCACACTAACACATAGCAGGAAAACAAGTTGGTTTGACAATCATAGAAAGTTTCTTCCCGTGAATCATCCATTGCGTCGGAGTAGAAATCTTTTCAGAAGAGGTCAAACTGTGTCGCACACTGCCAGACCTATGAGATCCGGACATGAATTACTCGACGAGTTGGACTCGTACGGTTTTTTACCATCGTACGAAGTGGACGCTGAAGAGCATAACAAAGAGTTATACAAAATGTCAGCAAGCGGGTGGAGGAAGAGAAGTATTTTTTGGGAGTTGCCTTACTGGAGTTCGAACATGGTGAGACATACTTTGGATGTGATGCACATCGAGAAAAACGTGTTTGATAACATATTCAATACTTTAATGAATGTGCCTGGAAAAacaaaagataacgcaaaatctAGGGCAGACCTTGTTGACATGTCTATAAGACCATAG